A region of Panicum virgatum strain AP13 chromosome 8N, P.virgatum_v5, whole genome shotgun sequence DNA encodes the following proteins:
- the LOC120686669 gene encoding urease-like isoform X1, with protein MRLAPREAEKLALQNAGFLAQKRLARGLRLNYTEAVALIASQILEFVRDGDKTVTDLMDLGKQMLGRRQVLPAVPYLLHTVQVEGTFVDGTKLITVHDPISLDDGNLELALHGSFLPVPSPEKFSGGDVEDYPGEVHYSSGRIVLNLHRRALTLKVVNKADRPVQIGSHYHFIEANPYLVFDRKRAYGMRLNILAGTAVRFEVMLFYPRL; from the exons ATGAGGCTGGCGCCGAGGGAGGCAGAGAAGCTCGCCCTGCAAAATGCCGGGTTCCTCGCGCAGAAGCGCCTCGCCCGGGGCCTCCGCCTCAACTACACCGAGGCCGTCGCACTCATCGCATCGCAG ATTCTTGAGTTTGTCCGGGATGGAGATAAAACTGTAACAGAcctgatggacttggggaaaCAGATGTTGGGCAG GAGACAAGTTCTTCCAGCTGTTCCATACCTTTTACATACTGTACAG GTCGAAGGAACATTTGTGGATGGAACAAAACTAATCACTGTACATGACCCTATTTCTTTGGATGATGGAAATTTGGAGCTAGCACTGCATGGTTCTTTTCTCCCAG TGCCTTCACCTGAAAAGTTCTCCGGGGGTGATGTTGAAGACTATCCTGGTGAAGTACATTACAGTTCTGGTCGCATAGTTCTAAACCTTCATCGCAGGGCTTTAACTTTGAAGGTTGTTAATAAGGCAGACAGACCTGTTCAG ATTGGAAGCCATTATCACTTTATAGAGGCCAATCCTTACCTAGTTTTTGATAGAAAAAGGGCCTATGGCATGAGGTTGAACATACTTGCTGGAACAGCTGTTCGATTTGAGGTGATGTTATTTTACCCACGCTTATGA
- the LOC120686669 gene encoding urease-like isoform X2, whose translation MRLAPREAEKLALQNAGFLAQKRLARGLRLNYTEAVALIASQILEFVRDGDKTVTDLMDLGKQMLGRRQVLPAVPYLLHTVQVEGTFVDGTKLITVHDPISLDDGNLELALHGSFLPDWKPLSLYRGQSLPSF comes from the exons ATGAGGCTGGCGCCGAGGGAGGCAGAGAAGCTCGCCCTGCAAAATGCCGGGTTCCTCGCGCAGAAGCGCCTCGCCCGGGGCCTCCGCCTCAACTACACCGAGGCCGTCGCACTCATCGCATCGCAG ATTCTTGAGTTTGTCCGGGATGGAGATAAAACTGTAACAGAcctgatggacttggggaaaCAGATGTTGGGCAG GAGACAAGTTCTTCCAGCTGTTCCATACCTTTTACATACTGTACAG GTCGAAGGAACATTTGTGGATGGAACAAAACTAATCACTGTACATGACCCTATTTCTTTGGATGATGGAAATTTGGAGCTAGCACTGCATGGTTCTTTTCTCCCAG ATTGGAAGCCATTATCACTTTATAGAGGCCAATCCTTACCTAGTTTTTGA